The Triticum aestivum cultivar Chinese Spring chromosome 5A, IWGSC CS RefSeq v2.1, whole genome shotgun sequence genomic sequence TTTAgtttaatttgccatggcaaaaacacTTTTATTCACACGGCAAGTTTTAgtttaatttgccatggcaaaaatacttTTATTCACATGGCAAGTTTTAgtttaatttgccatggcaaaatttacTCTATTGAGAACAACATCTATAAAATTGCCATGGAAATAGTACTAACAACTTCAGAAACATGGCAAAAAATACTATGTTCTATTTCCATGGCAATGAAAACATGATTTCAACATGGCAACATACTTTGTGTTTCCATGGCAAGATATTAGATATTTTGCCATGGTAAGAAATAATTTAAATTGGGGACAGCAAAAGTTGAGGCAACATGGCAACATATTTTGTGTTTGCATGGCAAAAACATATTTTGTGTTTGCATGGGAAAAACATATTTTGCCTTTCCATCAACTATAATTTCTAAAAAAATGCAATGCATAATTGGTCAATTAACATCACATGAAAGTAAAAAAGTTTCTGCAATCCATGAATGGCTGAGAAAATGAATCATACAAAAATTGCATCATATGGATTGAGCTAAAAAAGGTGAATCACCATCAGTTTTGAGCTAGTAACATAAAACTGAACCTGTCCTTCGAGAGGTCATGTGCAGCAGACGAGTTCTTGAACGCCCGAGTGGCCGGAGAAGACGAGCAGGATGGTCCCGTTGCCCATGGGCAGCGCCTGGTCGCCGTGCAAGGAGAAGACATGGCCGTGGAGGGTGCCGCCATGCAGGATGGCGCCGTCGCCTCCGGGTGAACGCGCAGCGCATGAGTTCCTCGGCGTCCGATAAGTCGGAGAAGACGAGGAGGATCCCGTCGCCCATGGACGCCGTGCTCGGAGAAGACGCGACCGAGGTGGACGCCGAGGCGAGGGGCGATGCTATCGCCTGAAAATGGCCGCGCCGTCGCGACGGACGCGAAGGTGTGCGGCAGAGGAGACGCAGCTCGGCTCGGGGACGGAAGCTTCGGATGGCGGCGACAACGGTCAGCTCGGCGACGGCGAGGATCGTACGGATGGAGGCGTGTCCATGGAGCGGTGGAGGCTGCCGCGGCCCTCAGCCTCCGCCCACAACGGCAGCTAAAGCCGCTCGCGCGGACCCGGAGCGCGCCGGCCTGGTGCTCCACGCCGGCGAGCATCGCAGCGACCTACGGCGGTCGGCCTCCGCCTCACTCTGTGGTTGGGCGCGGCCTGAGAGGAATGGATAAGGAGGGGAATAGAGATGCGGCGGTGGGATTCGTTCGGGATGAGAATTTTTTTTACCGAACGCTTTCACTCGGACGTGGCCGTAAACTTCCACTTTAAGATTTGTGCTTAGATCCGACGATAAAAAGGTCGTTCGGCGCGGGACGTCAGAAATCTGACGTTCGGCCGTTATCAATTCCGTAAATTTaacgaaaacactaacgcccacacgtgtaggCGTTACCCAACTCGCCCACACGTCTGGATCGTCGTTCAAGGTGAAtttggtgtgccacgtaggacggggctggtgtgtgggcgttgaaGAGTTTGCCCACACGTCCGCACCACTCTGTTTGCCAGCTGCGTTGTGTTGGCGAACTGCTTTTtgcccacacagccaccacctaggtcatgcgcgtgtgggcgaactgcttttcgcccacacgacactcctaccttgtggatggcaactgcagttacgcgaatGTGGCAACTCGGAACACACACATGACAACTGTAATTCTTTgctacacggcaactgcagttacgcgaacgtggcaactcAGTACACACACATGGCAATTGTGATTctttgctacatggcaactgcagttgcgcgtacgtggcaaccagataaacacacatggacactgtgattaacaatacatggcaactatggttggaccacacgtggcaactaggtaaacacacatggtaACTACTGCTTTGACCAtttgtggcaagtagttaatcacacacggcgcTTCTCGCGACGCCGCTCGCTGGGTTTACGCCTTGTTTAGATTAGATCTCTTTCTGTGTGTTTGTGCTACCTAGCTGCCGTGAACACAAATCGCGATGGCCACCGAGACGTTGGTCGGCGACGTGGACTTCGAGGGCGacgtcatcaccaccaccatcacgtcCTCCGGCGCCGCCGTGGCCGCCTGGCTCCGCAAGATCCGCTACGTCTACCGCTGGGTCTACCACAAGCTCATCGTGGGCCTGGACGTGGAGTGGCGCCCCAGCTACAGCCACGCGCAGAACCCCGTCGCGCTCCAGCAGCTCTGCGTCGGccgccgctgcctcatcttccagctcctccACGCCGACTACTTCCCACAGGCGCTCGTCACCTTCCTCGCCGACCCGGACTTCCGCTTCGTCGGCATCGGCGTGCAGGACGACGCCAACCGCCTGAGTAACGACCACGGCCTTGGGGTCGCCAACACCGTCGACCTGCGCCACCTCGCGGCCGACGAGATGGGCAAGCCGTGGCTCCGCCAGGCCGGGCTCAgggacgtcgcggacgccgtcatgGGGGCCAGCGTCGACAAGCCGCACAGCATCACGATGGGACCGTGGGACGCCTACCGCCTCTCCGACGAGCAGATCAAGTACGCCTGCATCGACGCGTTCGTCTCCTTCGAGGTCGGCCGGAAGCTCCTCACCGGCGACTACTGAGATGCATGCATGATCCACGGCCGTCTTCGGCTGTCCTGCAATACCTACGTACTAGGGCGTTTGGATTGCTTAATTATTAGGAGTTTTATCGATCTGTAATGAAGAATCAGCCAGACATTGGTGATGATGAGTTGTCGAGGACTTTTCTTCTAAAGAGTTGATGCCCATGGCGACTCCCTTATGCTAGGTAGTAACTTTGGATACAAATGTCCACCAGAGTTAACTTTGCCATGACTCGACTGCATATAATCTCTGAAAGTGCAATTCTTCGGTCCTCAACTATTATCTCTTTCTCGATCATATTACCCATCACTCGTGCAAAAGTTGTTTCATCGGATGAAAATGTTGCATCCGATGGAGCTGTAATATTTTCTGAGGAACTCATTGTTGAACTGTCACGTTATGTGTTGTATAATTATGTTGATGTATGTCTCGTTATTCTGATGTACCAGTAAGTCTAGTCTTTAGGGACTTCCCTAGTCCAGCGCCACCACTCGGGTCGTGCCCTGCATGTAAAGATCCCAATGTATATGCACCTGTAACCAGCTATGGCAATACACACGAGATTCATAATTCAGTTTGGTAACCAGAGCAATGTCTacccctccctctacctctcccaCGCACACGGCCGATGGCTGCTGCTGCGGATCTCACTGCAGGCCTCCCTATTGACGTGTGCCCTCATGCTCTGGCTACGGACGAGAACTTCGGATCCGTCGGTCTCCCTCTTGCCTCCCTCCCACCCAACCTGTGTCGCCGCCTTCCCCCTTCGGCTCTTCTCCCGCCATCCCAGCCAACGTCGCCAGCTTCATCGACTTCAAGCTGGCCCTGGACGGCACAAAATTCACGCGCTGGCACAACTACGTCAACCTCCTACTGGCGTGCTATGATGCGGAGGACCACGTCCGGGAAGCCTCGGCTCGCCGGATGTCCAAAATACTATCGGCACCAACAGGCTTTTGGTCACTTGAGTTAGCTCCATTGGTGAGTCTGCCAGTCTGCAGAAGGCCTCGAATCACTTCGGCAACGCCCTAGcactagtgcagaacagggcaatagcaccggttcgtaaggccctttagtgccggtttcggAACCGGCACTAATATTttggcactaaagcccccccccccctttagtaccggttcagcacgaaccggtgctaaacggcaaccacgtggcacgagtcagctccgggggccgggagccctttagtaccggtcaccaaccggtactaaaatgtttgggggatttttggttttatgatttctttttcatttaattttgtgttttccattttaattctttttcgtttgctggtattttacggtactacacattgtacacgttatgcatatatatatatatatatatatatatatatatatatatatatatatatatatatatatatatatatcatcaatgtctcacaaaccaccatattaatttacacatacacacatgtatagctatatacaatttctcctacatatgcatgttgccttcggagccagtggcattagcctaattggtgccttcggagcacgatgacaattggaagtagTTCATGACATgttcgatgggggcggtagcgggtaatagtattctcccttcggatttatgacctggtcgagcaaaaatcccgctatttcctcttgaagtgcttctacgcgcttcgtttctaggagcttgtcccgcacctctttgaactgttaagaaggagatcaatatgcatgtgtattagttgtgtgactagatatcgataatggtgtaaaaattgtgaatagtgttctgacaagcgtacccattcctgtctttgagatctgctcctttcggacgccatcatgcgaatgttctcgcaaacgcagtatgcacacagattagtcccctgcccctgcttcagggcctttattacgagaatgaaatttaatttgatcagataataaataatcaagcatgataattaaagagatggcagctagctagctagctagtactacttaattacttaccttggatcgaaaccatttcagctgtggtttccattcgccttccgtgacgctgatgaaccttgccaaagccctgcccgccgacaaaaaaaatgaataaaggggttattaaatagttcatatcatgaaatgacgaactaaataggccgagatatatagttaataatgattgaaattacctgttgactatcccatacaagatgttgtagtcactatttgctttgagtagcgagtccagtatttcaactgttctggcgtcaactttaatgatacacaagatccagtgaaatctgcatgcacacacgtttgcatgtcttaattaagcgggcatatgtaagcaaaaacatgtagctagctagtaggcaaaaacagagaatttgtagtacaaaaaagtgtgactcactcgaagttgtaaggaagtagtatatcttcattgtatttgaggcgctttaagaactctagcatgctgtcctctacctgcttttcataatACTTGCTCATTTTCCATGTGTATTGATTAacagtgtttgggtcaatgaacccaatgccatagcgtccaccttttctcatttcatacatcttcatcctgcataataccacagaaaagaatatagtgaggataattacaggtaatgattgatcaaaaggatcactacagctagcttgagacttaaattacagaaagaaatcacttacagacaatagcaactgatgatagatttgtcgagtgcgtcttgattgtataactgaaacagttcagaatactcaacggccacagctttctcatggtagtaatgatccttcttgacatacaccatgagggactctcgatcgaatctcttggtaatgtccatgtaccattgatgcaattcatacattcttgttgggagcttcttgacatcttctggcttgaccaaaggttggccccggacatatttccgttttatttcctcctctgtaatcacaggcatgtcctcgatctcgaggagttgtccaacagtgatcttgagttcttcagcctgcattatatgctcctgggttattaccacatcgcccacctcgggaacgtaaactgtttggccacaataatattgggcgcgcgtactgtcacgtgttgtcggcacaacaagcgggggggtcgattgcgccgcctgttctcccagctgggcaacggttttcccgcatttttcgacagctgcttgttgtttgctcgagctcgagctcgcctccttctgtagacgttgtcgatgtaacttcctgatgtggcgctcatagtctgtgtcaataggcttaggagctggtggttgagccatacgaatgaagtggtcaactactttcCGCACGTCTGCTTCTGTGAAATTATCTGGtaaggtgaaatgttccatgagagtatcccaaagcagatttttttgcttctcgtcgacaaaagtaacatctggacgtggatttgctggctttctccattcttgaagggagatcgggagttggtccttcacaataactccgcactgacgaacgaacttgtccgcaatcttcttaggcgctaatggttcgccattaggtctgattgcctcgatattgtactttacgccctccttcaactttttgttcgagcctcgtttcgtccttttgcctgaagatttgctcgatccggatggctgaaagaagaaagatcgattcgttaatatatcttcaactcatttaaaacatgcgatgatcaccagattcctgcttatataaatatatatacctcgccggtgtttgttgtttcaggatcaacatgttcttcgtcgtagttcatgacttcatcttctcggtCCTCGCGATCGAATATctgaggtgcgggcggtggacacccaaagagaaggaaccatcactggatcatagctcgggtgatctccccaaagaacctgcaaggtattggagaacctgacgtccatagcagccatgtagcgatggacgtgcttgtcctcctccctgacacggcgacgtaccacctccggcggggccggctccctccgcaccgaaagtggcccacgtgaatgccaccaaaggagatgagggtcgacgacgggacccggggccgggttgctcaccaagcgtcgcgcccctgaaggtagcacctcccagtgccagcccggcggagcccagtcccggacatgggtcctctgaagcaggacgtcgtcgcggatgtgtcgacggcgaggatgcgggccgggcatcgtcgacaacaaaatactatatgccgcaaaagtaaagtaacattttttaaatgatggattgtgatgatttcatatatgcaaattctaaattttataactaaaaatataagaaactaaaaaaacatcgatcatcgtctaacaatttgaaattaatctaattcatctagctagctaaaactaacatttccaaaattttctaacatttctataacatttgacattatatatattataactaacatttctacatactatttgacattaatctaatctaattaattaattcatctaaaactttgtatgaaaaacagaaaaaactaaaagctaaaaacagaaaaattgtatGTGTGTGCGCGTctagtgtgtgtgtagtgtgtgtgtgtgtgtgtgcatgtagtgtgtgtgtgtgcgcgcgcgtatGTGTGCGCTAcggtcggcgccggcgccggcgccggtgtgcgctacgatcgattggagggaggagaggggccgggggaggggttcacagcgcgcgcgggcaaggtcgaggcgacggcgagggcgagggcgaggtcgatccaaaggcgatggcgacggcgaagcGAGGGGATCGGCAACCGGGACGGCGACGGGGGTGCCacggagtcgacggggacgacgcgacgaggacgggggcgtcgcggagtcgacggggacggcgcgacgggggcggcgacggcgtgggACGGGGCGACGacagagagaagtgggagatgagaaattaaaaattttcgaagtgtttcttatataggagacacctttagtaccggttggagccaccaaccggtactaaaggcctgttttggccaggccaagcggagGGGGGGagcacccccctttagtaccggttcctggctccaaccggtactaaaggccccccctttagtaccggttggtgccacgacccggtactaaagggggtgcgctgccaggcgaggagcgcagaagtttagtcccacctcgctagccgaaggacgctcacacctgcttataagccccgccgccggtgctgtctcgagctcctctctaaagcaggccttctgggcctacctctgctactctgccctgtggggcctattgggcttgcgggcctgcatcctggcccaacaacaggttgggtttctagtcgtatgcaggccgctgtggcccggtaggtgggcttttttcatttagttttttcttttctgctttatttattttgttttatttattttgttttatttatttttagttgttttttgctgtatttagagtttctttgtgaatatttttgatagtttttagaaactttcagttagtgccggtagtttttaaatttgaatagtttaaattttgaattatttgaaatttgtgtgaatcactagtttgtgaataacttaactttaaaaatacatttggtaatgcttaagttatttaaaaatgaaatgcctttgtaacgaatgagttttcgtctgaaaccctgatacttcgaaacagattgtccattttatacacgaagtgtatctagtttttgcggtaaccctctctacttttttgcacatgctatgtgggtaaaattatgataccatgccaactttcatccttttctgagttcatttgaaatgctattcaatttcagggtcatttagctgaaaaattcaataaatgcatgaaagaatttgcttgcacataaaatttcttcgtgtttcaaatgccaaaacacataactagctaccctaactattacagagattccctcctgggtgtgaaacacagaagaaagtgatgatagctaagccgatcacatcccagatctttgggtgtgaaactttttcttcgcgtgtgtccctttgcgtcgtagccatggaaaatcttcatcatttaacgggatgctcgggtcaatattcactgtgaatggaacaatttcatcaaacttttcataatcttctgacttgtctgtcttgtcatccactcccacgatgtttctcttcccagaaagaactatgtgccgctttgactcatcgtacgatgcattcgcttccttatcttttgtttttcttggcttggtagacatgtccttcacatagaaaacctgtgccacatcattggctaggacgaatggttcgtctgcatacgcaagattgttgagatccactgttatcattccgtactgtgggtcttccgttaccccgcctcgtgtcatattgacccatttgcaccgaaacaaagggaccttcaaaccacgtcgatagtcaagttcccatatgtcctgtatataaccataatatgtttcctttcccgtcttggtttctgcatcaaagcggacaccactgttttggttggtgctcttcttatcttgggcgatcgtgtaaaatgtattaccatttatctcgtaccctttgaaagtcattatattcgaagatgataactgggacaacaagtacaggtcatcttcaatagaggtgtcatgcatggtacgtgcttgcaaccagctggcgaaactcctggtttgttcacgtgtaatccagtcatcagaccgctccgggtgtttggagcgtagcaaattcttgtgttcatccatatacggagccaccaaggcggaattctataaaactgtgtagtgtgcttcagtgagagaatgtccgtccatacatattatttgttcccctcctagcgtgccttttccatccagtctgcccttatgccgcgattcaggaacaccaatcggcttaaggtcaggaataaagtcaatacaaaactcaatgacctcctcattttgacggcccttggagatgcttccttctggcctagcacggttatgaacatatttctttaagactcacATGAACCTCTTAAAGGGGAACATATTTTACCTGGAACAAGAGAAACTGTGATTTATTACCTGGAGAAGAAGCCATGCTGCAG encodes the following:
- the LOC123106283 gene encoding Werner Syndrome-like exonuclease, which produces MATETLVGDVDFEGDVITTTITSSGAAVAAWLRKIRYVYRWVYHKLIVGLDVEWRPSYSHAQNPVALQQLCVGRRCLIFQLLHADYFPQALVTFLADPDFRFVGIGVQDDANRLSNDHGLGVANTVDLRHLAADEMGKPWLRQAGLRDVADAVMGASVDKPHSITMGPWDAYRLSDEQIKYACIDAFVSFEVGRKLLTGDY